In Micromonospora sp. NBC_01813, the following are encoded in one genomic region:
- a CDS encoding M56 family metallopeptidase, with the protein MFGHVAWSVLIVPIVVLIAARLVRDRVRPGLAAQVSAGSAVAVAAGSVVAIAAAAAPTVGAGTAALAGGPAAAGDAVDRVSWFSWCCLVLLAASAAGAATAALRYRRALRAAAREAARLPGKGEIVVLPDPAAQAFTLPGRPGRIVVTSGMRAALDQVGYAALVAHEREHLRGRHHRLVFLTRLAAAANPLLAPVVGQVRFLVERAADEVAAEHTGDRRVVAETIAVAALAASSRPPLAMPDQAGALPLAGSRPGVLPRRVEALLASRVSGRYPAAVPVLLAVGSLVWTGEGLIDMYAVLAAGNRER; encoded by the coding sequence ATGTTCGGCCACGTCGCCTGGTCGGTGCTGATCGTCCCGATCGTCGTGCTCATCGCCGCCCGGTTGGTGCGCGACCGGGTCCGGCCGGGGCTCGCCGCGCAGGTGAGCGCCGGGTCGGCCGTGGCGGTGGCCGCCGGCAGTGTCGTAGCGATCGCGGCCGCCGCCGCGCCAACGGTCGGTGCCGGCACGGCCGCCCTGGCCGGCGGCCCCGCAGCGGCCGGGGACGCCGTCGACCGGGTCTCGTGGTTCAGCTGGTGCTGCCTGGTCCTGCTCGCCGCGTCGGCAGCCGGCGCGGCGACCGCGGCGCTGCGGTACCGCCGGGCGCTGCGGGCAGCTGCCCGGGAGGCCGCGCGGCTGCCGGGGAAGGGCGAGATCGTGGTGCTGCCCGACCCGGCGGCGCAGGCGTTCACCCTGCCCGGCCGGCCTGGCCGAATCGTGGTCACCAGCGGGATGCGGGCGGCGCTGGACCAGGTGGGGTACGCCGCGCTTGTCGCGCACGAGCGGGAGCATCTTCGTGGCCGCCACCATCGGCTGGTCTTCCTGACCCGCCTGGCGGCGGCCGCGAACCCGTTGCTGGCGCCGGTGGTGGGGCAGGTCCGGTTCCTGGTCGAGCGGGCCGCCGACGAGGTGGCCGCGGAGCACACCGGCGACCGGCGGGTGGTGGCCGAGACGATCGCCGTGGCAGCGTTGGCTGCGTCCTCGCGTCCCCCGTTGGCGATGCCGGATCAGGCGGGCGCGTTGCCGTTGGCCGGGTCGCGGCCGGGGGTGCTGCCCCGCCGGGTCGAGGCGTTGCTGGCGTCGCGGGTCAGCGGCCGTTACCCAGCGGCGGTGCCGGTGCTGCTCGCGGTCGGGTCCCTGGTCTGGACCGGGGAAGGCCTGATCGACATGTACGCGGTGCTGGCCGCCGGGAACCGGGAGCGGTGA
- a CDS encoding iron ABC transporter substrate-binding protein gives MPNALRRIGLAAAATMLVTVLPACGDSDTDATGTDPAATGSDQKITVYSGRNEELMEPLFEQFTAATGITVETRYAGTAAMAAQLLEEGDRSPADVFLAQDAGALGAVAKAGLFAPLPAEVTDPVPAEFRSSAGEWVGVTGRVRVLAYNPELVAEADLPSSVSDLTAAQWKGKVGVAPTNASFQAFVTAMVVAQGEEKAREFLTGLAANEPQIRDGNGAIMEDVEAGRIAAGLVNHYYLGEIAKERGVAPDEINLKLHYFPGGDLGSLVNVAGVGVLKPAADDPDVREFVDYLLSVEGQTYFAEQTYEYPVIDGAPAPAYAPALDALTVPPVDLNDLDDLESTIALIQGSGLVP, from the coding sequence ATGCCCAACGCCCTGCGCCGGATCGGCCTCGCGGCCGCCGCGACCATGCTCGTCACCGTCCTGCCGGCCTGCGGCGACAGCGACACCGACGCGACCGGAACCGACCCGGCAGCCACCGGGTCGGACCAGAAGATCACTGTCTACAGCGGCCGCAACGAGGAGTTGATGGAGCCGCTGTTCGAGCAGTTCACCGCCGCCACCGGCATCACCGTCGAAACCCGTTACGCCGGGACCGCCGCGATGGCCGCCCAACTGCTCGAGGAAGGCGACCGGTCACCGGCCGACGTCTTCCTCGCCCAGGACGCCGGCGCCCTCGGCGCGGTCGCCAAGGCCGGCCTGTTCGCACCACTGCCCGCCGAGGTGACCGACCCCGTACCGGCGGAGTTCCGCTCCAGCGCCGGGGAATGGGTCGGCGTCACCGGCCGGGTCCGGGTGCTCGCCTACAACCCGGAACTGGTCGCCGAGGCCGACCTGCCGTCATCGGTGTCGGACCTGACCGCAGCACAGTGGAAGGGCAAGGTCGGCGTCGCCCCCACCAACGCGTCGTTCCAGGCGTTCGTCACCGCGATGGTCGTCGCGCAGGGCGAGGAGAAAGCCCGCGAGTTCCTCACCGGGCTGGCCGCCAACGAGCCGCAGATCCGCGACGGCAACGGCGCCATCATGGAGGACGTCGAGGCCGGCCGGATCGCCGCCGGACTGGTCAACCACTACTACCTCGGTGAGATCGCCAAGGAGCGTGGCGTCGCACCCGACGAGATCAACCTCAAGCTGCACTACTTCCCGGGCGGCGACCTCGGCTCCCTGGTGAACGTCGCCGGCGTCGGCGTGCTCAAGCCGGCCGCCGACGACCCGGACGTACGCGAGTTCGTCGACTACCTGCTCAGCGTCGAGGGACAGACCTACTTCGCGGAGCAGACCTACGAGTACCCGGTCATCGACGGCGCACCCGCTCCGGCGTACGCCCCGGCGCTCGACGCGCTCACCGTGCCCCCGGTCGACCTCAACGACCTGGACGACCTGGAGTCGACCATCGCACTGATCCAGGGCTCGGGGCTGGTCCCCTGA
- a CDS encoding BlaI/MecI/CopY family transcriptional regulator yields MAVADVDDPSEPSGSRRGPGQLSAQVLAVLAESADALTPGEVRDRLGDQAPSYSAVVTTLTRLHDKDAVTRHRDGRAYRYAAKGDANTLVAWQMSRLLAAEADHAAVLSRFVDRLDASDEAILRRLLTEGH; encoded by the coding sequence GTGGCAGTCGCCGATGTCGATGACCCGTCGGAGCCATCCGGCTCCCGACGTGGCCCCGGCCAACTCTCCGCGCAGGTCCTCGCCGTACTGGCCGAATCCGCCGACGCGCTCACCCCGGGCGAGGTACGCGACCGGCTCGGCGATCAGGCGCCGTCCTACAGCGCGGTGGTCACCACGCTGACCCGGCTGCACGACAAGGACGCGGTCACCCGCCACCGCGACGGACGGGCCTACCGGTACGCCGCCAAAGGCGACGCGAACACGCTGGTCGCCTGGCAGATGAGCCGGCTACTGGCCGCCGAGGCAGACCACGCGGCGGTGTTGAGCCGGTTCGTCGACCGGCTCGACGCCTCCGACGAGGCGATCCTGCGACGGCTTCTCACCGAAGGTCACTGA